A part of Leptospira wolffii serovar Khorat str. Khorat-H2 genomic DNA contains:
- a CDS encoding ankyrin repeat domain-containing protein, with translation MGLSFSNIFGFNLRKSFSGIFCGFFLLGLQACMLPQVRVANTGAYPSDYVYKGDLGGLERSLHSGFSVDTKDPFTRNYTPLMIAAREGETEIAEFLIRNGADVNAKTRDGHTALMMAVYNRNIQIVSLLLRSGADVHAKTRQGHTAWSEATLEDSTKIKELLSNAGAGK, from the coding sequence ATGGGTTTATCTTTTTCTAATATTTTCGGTTTCAATCTTCGAAAATCCTTCTCCGGGATATTCTGCGGATTCTTTCTGCTTGGACTCCAGGCTTGCATGTTGCCGCAAGTCCGCGTTGCAAATACGGGGGCGTATCCCTCCGACTATGTATATAAGGGGGATCTTGGGGGTCTGGAAAGAAGTTTGCACTCCGGTTTTTCGGTGGATACTAAAGACCCTTTTACTCGAAATTACACTCCTCTAATGATCGCCGCCAGGGAAGGAGAAACGGAGATCGCAGAATTTCTGATACGCAACGGCGCCGATGTGAACGCCAAGACTAGAGATGGACATACCGCGCTCATGATGGCGGTATACAATCGGAATATCCAGATCGTATCCTTATTATTAAGAAGTGGCGCGGACGTTCATGCCAAGACTCGCCAGGGACATACGGCTTGGTCGGAGGCGACTCTGGAAGATTCTACTAAGATCAAGGAACT
- a CDS encoding peroxiredoxin: MALRLGDVAPDFHAETSEGPIDFHKYLGEGWGILFSHPKDYTPVCTTELGYVAKIKPEFEKRNVKVLALSVDPLDSHKGWIGDINETQNTTVNYPIIADADRKVSGLYDMIHPNASETTTVRSVFVIGPDKKVKLTLTYPASTGRNFDELLRVIDSLQLTANYSVATPANWKHGEDVIIVPAVSDEDAEKKFPKGFRKIKPYLRYTPQPNR, translated from the coding sequence ATGGCACTTAGACTAGGTGATGTGGCTCCGGATTTCCATGCGGAAACTTCCGAGGGCCCGATCGATTTTCATAAGTATTTAGGAGAAGGTTGGGGGATTTTATTTTCCCATCCCAAAGATTACACTCCGGTTTGCACGACAGAACTCGGCTACGTGGCGAAGATTAAACCGGAATTCGAAAAAAGAAACGTAAAGGTTCTGGCTCTTTCGGTGGATCCGCTGGATTCTCATAAAGGCTGGATCGGAGACATCAACGAGACCCAGAACACCACTGTAAATTATCCGATCATTGCGGATGCGGATCGCAAAGTCTCCGGACTCTACGATATGATTCATCCGAATGCAAGCGAGACCACTACTGTACGTTCCGTATTCGTGATCGGTCCTGACAAAAAGGTGAAACTCACTTTGACGTATCCCGCATCCACCGGTAGAAATTTCGACGAGCTATTGCGAGTGATCGATTCATTGCAATTAACCGCGAATTATAGCGTGGCGACTCCCGCCAATTGGAAGCACGGAGAGGATGTGATCATCGTTCCCGCAGTTTCCGACGAAGATGCGGAGAAGAAGTTCCCGAAAGGTTTCCGTAAGATCAAACCGTATCTGAGATACACCCCTCAACCGAATCGCTAA
- a CDS encoding DJ-1/PfpI family protein: MSEKFRIGMILFPDLTQLDLTGPYEVFSRMPDSEILLLAETKEAVRSEKGLSILPDRTWEEVSDLDLLFVPGGIGVNPMMENKNLLSWIRARSESCKYVTSVCTGSLVLAAAGVLDGYKATTHWLSIPVLELFPEIGISTDRVVIDRNRITGGGITAGIDFALRVVSEIRGSEAAQEIQLMMEYNPDPPFRSGHPSVSPPSLVHKIRESRKKAQDLRMEIAKRAISDRRK; encoded by the coding sequence ATGTCCGAAAAATTCCGAATCGGTATGATTCTTTTTCCAGATCTGACCCAATTGGACCTCACGGGTCCTTACGAAGTATTTTCCAGGATGCCGGACTCGGAGATCCTTCTCTTGGCCGAAACAAAGGAAGCGGTTCGTTCCGAGAAGGGACTCTCCATTCTTCCCGATCGAACCTGGGAAGAAGTATCGGACTTGGATCTGCTTTTCGTTCCGGGAGGTATAGGAGTCAACCCGATGATGGAAAACAAAAACCTACTCTCTTGGATCCGAGCCAGATCGGAGTCTTGCAAATACGTGACTTCCGTTTGCACCGGCTCATTGGTCTTAGCCGCTGCGGGAGTCCTGGACGGCTACAAGGCGACCACACATTGGCTCTCGATACCGGTCCTAGAATTGTTTCCCGAAATCGGAATCTCCACCGACAGGGTGGTAATCGACCGGAATCGAATCACGGGAGGAGGAATCACTGCTGGGATTGATTTCGCTCTACGAGTGGTCTCGGAGATTAGAGGAAGCGAAGCGGCTCAGGAAATACAACTCATGATGGAATACAATCCGGATCCTCCTTTCCGCTCCGGCCATCCTAGCGTTAGTCCCCCTTCACTAGTACATAAAATCCGAGAATCCAGAAAAAAAGCCCAGGATCTCAGAATGGAAATCGCCAAACGAGCGATCTCCGATAGAAGGAAATAA
- a CDS encoding helix-turn-helix domain-containing protein has protein sequence MAKSIFTEEYKAFQKLLRKAREESGLTQTDVANALKAPQSFISKVEAGDRRIDVIEFWNLAKLYRKPVEFFFRFEEKETSKSKSKTLKVASSKKKSR, from the coding sequence TTGGCTAAGTCGATTTTCACCGAGGAATACAAGGCATTTCAAAAGCTCCTTCGAAAGGCGAGGGAGGAGTCCGGCTTGACTCAAACGGATGTGGCAAACGCCTTAAAGGCTCCCCAATCTTTTATTTCTAAAGTGGAAGCAGGCGATCGTAGAATCGATGTGATCGAGTTTTGGAATCTCGCAAAATTATACAGGAAACCGGTGGAGTTCTTCTTTCGATTCGAGGAAAAAGAAACTTCCAAATCCAAATCCAAGACTCTGAAAGTCGCTAGTTCCAAGAAAAAGTCCCGTTAA